DNA from Alnus glutinosa chromosome 2, dhAlnGlut1.1, whole genome shotgun sequence:
GGATAAATGGTTTATTTGATAATCCAAAATGAAtgttagtaatttttttctCAGAAATTTCGAAGAAGacgatatttttattttagagaaTAGGTGAGATAAAGTACGTGCAAGTTGAAATCAGACATAAAACTTGTTcatttatctattaaaaaaaaaaaaaaaaaatctaacttcTATAAATCAGACGGAAAACTTAACATTAATTGACTTGGCGACAGAGACACGCTCTTATCTTTGGACCTTTCCTTTGTCATTTTTCGCTTTCCTTGATTTGAAAGGCCAATTTCATTTTCCTTCATAAAAGCTGTCATGTAGCATTTTGGCATCGACTTGAATCAATATACATGGACAAATGTCAATGCATCAAGGTGGGGTTTCAGCATGAGCATCTTACTACGTTTCTGGCAGAAGAACCAAACGCATTAAATTCTAGTATATATTATatcctaatttccttctattttttattttttatttaagaaaaacgaaaacaaaaaagaatagctaaaagaacaagaaaagtatCAATATCCTTTTGGATCTGCTTGATATCCTCAATTTGGTTCGGGCTATTGGTTCCTTGCAATTCAAGAAGTCTCCTACTTTTCTGTTTCAGTAATTCTGCATCTCTACGAAATTTTGCTTTACTCCACCGTGTAAGATCTCTTTGGCAAGCTGAGAGGCGGGCCCGAATATCCTTCAACTGGTTAGACTCCAAAACCTCCTGCTCCCAAGCTGCTTTAGAGATGTCATTGCATTCAGGATCCAGCTGCCATTTGGCTTCAAACTTGAAAGCCCGACGCGAAGGCCCCGTCTCATAGGGCACGTCATTAAACAAAATAAGGATCGGATTGTGGTCCGAACAAATAGCTTCCAAAACTTGAACCCTCACGTAATTGAATCTGGAACACCATTCCGTGTTGGCAACCGCTCTGTCAAGCCTTTCCTGAGGAAAGTTATCATCTCTCTTGTTATTGCACCAAGTATACCGAGGCCCAGAGAAGCCTAGGTCACTGAGATCACAATCTTCTAGCGCCCTCCTGAACTGGTTAATCTGAGAGATACGTCTTAAAGCTGCCCCCTGTTTCTCTGATTGATCAAGAATCTCGTTAAAGTCCTCTGCACACAACCAGGCTGAAGGCTGAAAAGTCTTGAGGAGTCTCAATAGTTCCCATGATTCCCATCGTCTAGCAGCATTGGGAAATCCATAGAAGCCAGTAAACTTCCATCCTGGGCTTCCATCTTCATTACGTATGATAGCATTTATATGCTGGCGGGAGTAATTAAAGATCTCCAGAAAAAGGTTCTCCTTCCACAATAATGCTAAGCCCCCACTTCTACCAATCGGGTTGACCACAAAAAGCCCTTCAAAGCCCAGTTTACATATAATTTTCTCCATGGTATTACCTCTACACAGAGTTTCAATAAGGAAAACAACATTGGGTTTCTTCTCTTTCACCAAATGGTGAAGAACTCGAACTGTtcgggggttcccaagcccccgacaGTTCCAACATAAAAGACTCATGGCGACAGGCGGGGCTGAGGATCAGCCACCGCCTTTTCCACATGGAACAATAACTCACCTCCAGAATGGCTCTTTTTTGGGTGATGCTCCTGATTCTCTGAATGACTCCACTCCACATCTTCAGGCTTCCTCTTTCGATCAGTTTCACCAGTATTGACGCTTGTAATATCCCTAGTCTTTCTCTTCCACTTTCGAGCCTTACTCGGGGTCTTCAAAATCTCCTCCGTTGACTCCTGAGGATTCTCATGGTCCACGTAATGTTCGTGTCTAGGACTAGGAAAGGCTGGTACCGTGGAGAAAAATCCATGTTCTGTACAAGTTACCTGGACAGACGCCACCTCCTGCTGGGGCCCATGACTATTCACTGCCACATTGGTATTACGTATCATCTTTCCTGTCACCTGGTCATCTATAATCATCCTTTTATTTATCAACGTGGCTCCCCTTCTGTCGAAACTATCTTCTGCACTTGGCTCAATACAAACAGAGTCCTTTAGCACCCCACGGATTTCCGTGTCATTCTGGTTATTAACCTCTGTATCATTTCTGGTCAATGGcttctctctctgattttcttcACCTTTCCTACTGTCATCCGCATTTTCTCCTTCCAAATCCCCCACTGAATCCTTCTCATTAATGCCACTTGTCCCGCCCATATTCTCATCACTTTCCATGAAATCGGACGTACAAAGTACAGCCATCTTTCCAGCTGGTCTGTCCGGAGCTCTTCCAGCTGGGGCTTCACGGCGTCTCTCGCCCCCGAACTGCTTCACGGAAAAGCCACCCGGAGTTCTATCACCCCCTCTAGCATCCATTGTATTTGTGTTCCAGTAAGCCTTGGAATCAGCCAGAGAATGTCCCAGAGTAATACCTTCCAAAGCCCCTGATTCCTGTTCAGCCAGCACCTGCTTCCCTGGATTATGATCTGACTGTCGAACTGTCGATGATCCTTCCTTCCTGAAGCGTAAGTCATCCGCCCGAAGCCAAACCCCCCAGGACTTACCCGAAACCTCCTCATTGATCCGGAAGCTGGGCTTACTCGGACAAGCTTTATCCGCATGGTAGATCCTCCCACAGTGATAACAAAACTGCGGGAGTTTTTCATATTTGAGCGAGATCCAAATGGATTTACCATTCAGGACAATAGCCCGGCCCCTTTCAAGTGGTTTTGTGATATCAACAGACACTCTTATTCTCAAACATCTACCCCATCCCACACCATCTCTAGTAACATCTATATCCTCTACAGTTCCAATAGATCGGCCTATACGAAGCCCCACCTCCCGATTCATGCACGTGAGAGGCATATCATGTAACTGTACCCAAAAAAACGCTTTTGAAAAGTCCATATGCGAGGGTGGAATATCTTCGTCAATCTCCTTTAGGACCAACAAGCTGCGATCAAAAAGCCAAGGTCGGCCCTCGAGGACTCGCCCTTTGTCTTCCCTGTTAGAAAACTCTAACAGCCCTAAGTTATCTTGAATTTCCTTGAAAGTCACTGCTTCAGCGGTTTTCCACAGCCTCGACATTAATGTCTTGAAAGCTTCCTTCTGGATACGCCAATCCGACATC
Protein-coding regions in this window:
- the LOC133860439 gene encoding uncharacterized protein LOC133860439, which encodes MSLLCWNCRGLGNPRTVRVLHHLVKEKKPNVVFLIETLCRGNTMEKIICKLGFEGLFVVNPIGRSGGLALLWKENLFLEIFNYSRQHINAIIRNEDGSPGWKFTGFYGFPNAARRWESWELLRLLKTFQPSAWLCAEDFNEILDQSEKQGAALRRISQINQFRRALEDCDLSDLGFSGPRYTWCNNKRDDNFPQERLDRAVANTEWCSRFNYVRVQVLEAICSDHNPILILFNDVPYETGPSRRAFKFEAKWQLDPECNDISKAAWEQEVLESNQLKDIRARLSACQRDLTRWSKAKFRRDAELLKQKSRRLLELQGTNSPNQIEDIKQIQKDIDTFLKRSKMLMLKPHLDALTFVHVY